GTCTTGGTGCTGGCGGCGCCGCTGGCCGCGTTGGGCGGCCCGGTCCGCTACGACTACGCCGAGGTGCTGGCCAAGGTATCCCTGGCGTTCGTGGTGTTCTGCCTGGCGGCCTCGGCGATCTACTTGATCAACGACGTGCGCGACGTCGACGCCGACCGCGAGCACCCCACCAAGCGGTTCCGGCCGATCGCGGCGGGCGTCGTGCCCGAGTGGCTGGCCTATTCCCTGGCGGCCGGGCTGGGGGTCGCCGCGCTGGTGATCTCCTGGCAGCTGGCGCCGAACCTGGCACTGGTGATGGCCGTCTACATCGCCATGCAGCTGGGTTACTGCTTCGGCCTCAAACACCAAGCGGTGATGGACATCTGCATCGTGTCGTCGGCATATTTGCTCCGGGCCATCGCCGGGGGTGTGGCCACCAAAATCCCGCTGTCGCAGTGGTTTTTGCTGTTCGTGGCGTTCGGGTCGCTGTTCATGGTGGCGGGCAAGCGCTACGCCGAGCTGCAACTGGCCGAGCGCACCGGCGCCAAGATCCGTAAGGCGCTGGAAAGCTACACCAGCACCTATCTGCGGTTCGTCTGGACGTTGTCGGCCACCGCGGTGGTGGTGTGCTACGGACTGTGGGCGTTCGAGCGTGACCGCCATTCGGGACCCTGGTTCGCGGTGTCGATGGTCCCGTTCACCATCGCAATCCTGCGCTACGCGGTGGACGTCGATGGCGGGCTGGCGGGAGAGCCCGAAGACATCGCACTGCGTGACCGGGTGTTGCAGCTGCTGGCGCTCGCATGGATCGCGACGGTTGGTGCCGCGGTTGCCTTCGGCTAGCACCAAACTCGGAGCGCTCGCGGTCGGGGTGATGCCGACCCGGCGGCCCGCGGTGAGGCGGGTCAGCCGGCCGGTATTCCCCTACCACGCCACGGTCCGGGCTAGCCTGTGGATCAGCGTGGCGGTGGTCGCGGCGCTGTTCGCCTGGGGGAGCTGGCAGCGACGCTGGATCGCCGACGACGGGCTGATCGTGCTGCGCACCGTGCGCAATCTGTTGGCCGGCAACGGGCCGGTGTTCAACATGGGCGAGCGGGTGGAGGCGAACACCTCGACGGCGTGGACGTATCTGCTGTACGCGGGGAGCTGGGTCGGCGGGCCGATGCGCATGGAGTACGTAGCCCTGGCCATGGCCTTAACGCTCTCCGTGGTGGGTATGGGGCTGTTCATGTTGGGGACGGGCCGGTTGTATGCGCCCAGCCTGCGGGGCCGTCGCGCGATCATGCTGCCGGCCGGGGCGTTGGTGTACATCGCGGTGCCGCCGGCGCGCGACTTCGCCACGTCCGGGCTGGAAAGCGGGCTGGTGCTGGCCTATCTGGGGCTGTTGTGGTGGATGTTGGTCTGCTGGTCGCAGCCGTTGCGGCTGCGACCGGAGGGCCGGGTGTTCACCGGGACGCTGGCTTTCGTCGCCGGATGCAGTGTATTTGTCCGGCCCGAACTGGCGCTGACGGGCGGGCTCGCGCTGATCATGATGCTGGTCGCGGCCCGCAGCTGGCGCCGTCGCGTACTGATCGTGGCGGCCGGAGGCGCTCTGCCGCTGGCCTACCAGATCTTCCGGATGGGCTACTACGCGCTGCTGGTGCCCGGTACCGCCCTGGCCAAAGACGCCGCCGGCGACAAGTGGTCACAAGGCATGGTCTACCTGGCCAACTTCAACCGGCCGTATGCGCTTTGGGTGCCGTTGGTGCTGTTGGTGCCGCTGGGCCTGCTGTTGATGTTTGCACGGCGCCGGCCGTCGTTTTTGCGTCCTGTGGTAACGCCCGACTACGGCCGGGTGGCCCGGGCCGTGCAGAGCCCGCCGGCGGTCGTGGCCTTCATCCTCGTCAGCGGCCTGCTGCAGGGGGTGTATTGGATCCGGCAGGGCGGCGACTTCATGCACGGCCGGGTATTGCTGGCGGCGCTGCTTTGTTTGCTGGCTCCGGTGGCTGTCATTCCCGTGGTGGTGCCCGACGGAAAGGACTACTCGCGGGAGACCGGCTATTGGCTGGCCGGTGCGGTCAGCCTGTTGTGGCTGGGGGTCGCGGGTTGGTCGCTGTGGGCGGCGAATTCGCCGGGGATGGGTGACGACGCGACGCATGTGACCTATTCGGGGATCGTCGACGAGCGCCGCTTCTATGCACAGGCGACCGGGCACGCGCATCCGCTGACCGCCGCCGACTATCTCGATTACCCGAGGATGGCCGCCGTCCTCACCGCGATCAACAACACCCCGGAGGGGGCGTTGCTGCTGCCGTCTGGCAACTACAATCAATGGGACCTCGTGCCGATGCTCCAGCCGGCTCCGGGAACCGCAGCGGACGATAGGGCACCCCAAAAGCCGCAACACACTGTGTTCTTCACTAACCTCGGCATGCTGGGCATGAACGTCGGGCTCGATGTCAGGGTGATCGATCAGATTGGGCTGGCAAACCCACTCGCGCAACACACCGACCGGCTGCGGCATGGCCGGATCGGGCACGACAAGAACCTCTTCCCGGACTGGGTGGTCGCCGACGGGCCGTGGGTCAAGGTGTACCCGGGTATCCCTGGTTATCTCGACCAGCAATGGGTCGCCGAGGCGGTGGCGGCTCTGCAATGCCCGGCGACCCAGGCGGCGCTGAACTCGGTACGGGCGCCGATGAACCTGCACCGGTTCATCTCCAACGTGCTGCATTCCTACGAGTTCACCCAATACCGGATCGACCGCGTTCCGCTCTATGAACTCATCAGGTGCGGGCTCGAGGTGCCCGAGGGGGGCGGCCCCACTTCAGTCGGTCCGCACGACTGAGCGTTAGCCCGGATTTTTCGCGAAACTGTGCGTGACACGGTGTTGAGTTAGCGAAAGTGCCTGTCCTGCAATGGATAATGAGGTTTCTTCAAGTCGTCAGTATCCAGCGGGGAGGCACTTTCTAAGTGAACGGTAGCGCAGCGGGTCCGCGGGTGAAAGTATCAGCCGACGGTGCCGGTGTCGTGTCGCATGCCGGGGTGGGCATGCTGCGGGAGGTCGCCGATCTGACCGGGCTGTCGTCGCAGGTCACAGCCGTGTTGGCCGATACCTACCGGGGGCCGTGGATGCATGCACCCGGGGTGGTGTTCGCTGATCTGGCCGCGGCGGTGGCCGACGGCGCGGACTGCATCGATTCGGTCGGCGCATTGTGGGTGACCGCCAGCAGGCGTTCGGGCCGGTGGCCTCGACGAGCACGCTGTGGCGGTTGGTTGATGAGCGCATCGACGCCGCGCATCTGCCGGGGATTCGGGCGGCCCGCGCGCATGCCCGCGCCCAGGCGTGGGCGGCCGGGCGGCCCCGAGCACGGTGGGTGGCTGCACCTGGATGTCGATGCCACCATCTGCGTTGATCATTCCGACAACAAGGAAAACGCGGCAGCGACCTGGAAGAAAACCTTCGGATTCCACCCGCTGCTGGTGTTTTTGGACCGTCCCGACATCGCCGCCGGGGAGGCCTTGGCCGGGTTGCTGCGCGCAGGCAACGCCGGCTCGAACACCACCGCCGACCACATCACCGTTCTTGAGCAGGCGCTGGAATCGCTACCGGCGGCCTACCGTCCCGACCCGGACAACCCCGACGGGCCGGCGGTGTTGATCCGCTCGGATTCGGCCGGGGCCACCTACGGGTTCGCCGCGGCCTGCCGTACCGCGCACGTGGGTTCTCCTTGGGCGCGGTCATCGACTCCCGCGTGCAAAACGCTGTCGAGATCCTCAACGACGCCGATGCCTGGTATCCGGCCATCGACACCGACGGCGCCATCCGCGACGGCGCCTGGTCGCCGAGGCCACCGATCTGGTGGATCTGTCGGCTTGGCCGGCCGGCACGCGGTTGGTCCTACGCAAGGAGCGCCCGCACCCCGGCGCCCAGTTGCGGTTCACCGATTCTGACGGCCACCGGGTCACCGGGTTTCTCACCGACACCGCCGACGGGGCCATCCCCGGCCAGCTGGCCGGCCTGGAGTTGCGCCACCGCCAACACGCCCGGGTGGAAGACCGCATCCGCCAAGCCAAAGCCACCGGCCTGCGGAATCTACCGTTCAGTGCTTTTGACGCCAATGCCGCCTGGCTTGAAATCGTCCTGGCAGCCACCGATCTGATCGCCTGGACCAAACTGATCGGCTTCACCGAGGACCCGGACCTGGCGCGCTGCGAGATCGCCGCCTTCCGCTACCGGGTGCTGCACGTGGCCGCCCGCATCACCCGCGGCGCCCGCCAGGTTCGCCTGCGCATCGACGCCACCTGGCGCTGGGCCAAGGCCATCACCGCCGCCTGGATTCGCATCCGCGCCGCCTTCACCTAACCACCCGACCTCCCTGACCCGACCAGACGAAAGACCCCGGCCCCCAGGAAGCCCGCCCACCGGCACGACAGCCGGCGACCTGTCGCACCCACCTGCCAGAATCGGCGTCACCAG
This is a stretch of genomic DNA from Mycobacterium lacus. It encodes these proteins:
- a CDS encoding transposase, which translates into the protein MKVSADGAGVVSHAGVGMLREVADLTGLSSQVTAVLADTYRGPWMHAPGVVFADLAAAVADGADCIDSVGALWVTASRRSGRWPRRARCGGWLMSASTPRICRGFGRPARMPAPRRGRPGGPEHGGWLHLDVDATICVDHSDNKENAAATWKKTFGFHPLLVFLDRPDIAAGEALAGLLRAGNAGSNTTADHITVLEQALESLPAAYRPDPDNPDGPAVLIRSDSAGATYGFAAACRTAHVGSPWARSSTPACKTLSRSSTTPMPGIRPSTPTAPSATAPGRRGHRSGGSVGLAGRHAVGPTQGAPAPRRPVAVHRF
- the aftB gene encoding terminal beta-(1->2)-arabinofuranosyltransferase, producing the protein MPSASTKLGALAVGVMPTRRPAVRRVSRPVFPYHATVRASLWISVAVVAALFAWGSWQRRWIADDGLIVLRTVRNLLAGNGPVFNMGERVEANTSTAWTYLLYAGSWVGGPMRMEYVALAMALTLSVVGMGLFMLGTGRLYAPSLRGRRAIMLPAGALVYIAVPPARDFATSGLESGLVLAYLGLLWWMLVCWSQPLRLRPEGRVFTGTLAFVAGCSVFVRPELALTGGLALIMMLVAARSWRRRVLIVAAGGALPLAYQIFRMGYYALLVPGTALAKDAAGDKWSQGMVYLANFNRPYALWVPLVLLVPLGLLLMFARRRPSFLRPVVTPDYGRVARAVQSPPAVVAFILVSGLLQGVYWIRQGGDFMHGRVLLAALLCLLAPVAVIPVVVPDGKDYSRETGYWLAGAVSLLWLGVAGWSLWAANSPGMGDDATHVTYSGIVDERRFYAQATGHAHPLTAADYLDYPRMAAVLTAINNTPEGALLLPSGNYNQWDLVPMLQPAPGTAADDRAPQKPQHTVFFTNLGMLGMNVGLDVRVIDQIGLANPLAQHTDRLRHGRIGHDKNLFPDWVVADGPWVKVYPGIPGYLDQQWVAEAVAALQCPATQAALNSVRAPMNLHRFISNVLHSYEFTQYRIDRVPLYELIRCGLEVPEGGGPTSVGPHD
- a CDS encoding transposase, with the protein product MRFTDSDGHRVTGFLTDTADGAIPGQLAGLELRHRQHARVEDRIRQAKATGLRNLPFSAFDANAAWLEIVLAATDLIAWTKLIGFTEDPDLARCEIAAFRYRVLHVAARITRGARQVRLRIDATWRWAKAITAAWIRIRAAFT
- a CDS encoding decaprenyl-phosphate phosphoribosyltransferase — its product is MSEDLEASVAGPPANLVSGVVRAMRPRQWVKNVLVLAAPLAALGGPVRYDYAEVLAKVSLAFVVFCLAASAIYLINDVRDVDADREHPTKRFRPIAAGVVPEWLAYSLAAGLGVAALVISWQLAPNLALVMAVYIAMQLGYCFGLKHQAVMDICIVSSAYLLRAIAGGVATKIPLSQWFLLFVAFGSLFMVAGKRYAELQLAERTGAKIRKALESYTSTYLRFVWTLSATAVVVCYGLWAFERDRHSGPWFAVSMVPFTIAILRYAVDVDGGLAGEPEDIALRDRVLQLLALAWIATVGAAVAFG